The following DNA comes from Arcobacter cloacae.
ACAATAACTCTCTATATTTGCTTTTAGTGAACCATTCTCTAAATTAACTGGTCCACTGTTTCTTAAGTTTGTAGTATTTTTATTTCTCATATTTTATAATCTCCTAAATCTCTTTTTATATTTGCTTGGGGTAATTTGATATTAAACAGATTTAACTGTTCATTTTTTGGCTTGGTTTGATGTGTAATTGTTCCTTTGATAAAAGAGAAGCTATAAATATTTAAACTAATTGCTTCTTCCATTGCCATAATACAATCAGCCTCATCGTAGTATTCAAACAAGTTTGCTATTTTATAAAGGTGATAAGCTGGGCTAATTCTTTTTTGAACTTTAATATTTTCAATGAATTTATGAATATTTATGTAGTTAGCAAATCTTTTTATAAGTCTTGATATTGAAATTGCAATTGAATCAAACTGATTTTCTTTTCTATATCCATTGAAATGCTCTTTATTAACAAGGACTTCACCTTTTTTAAGGCTAATTGTATGAGTTGCTATTAGTTTATTTTTACTTGAGTATATTTGCAAAGTTGTTCCATATAATACTCTTAACCAAACCTCTTTACTTGCAAAGTAATGTGGAACTGAATATTTATTACCTTTGTAAGAGACTAAACATTCAGAATTTGCCTTTCTAAACTCTTCTTTAAATCCAACATATCGTTTTAATTCCCCAGTTATTGGATTTATTGGTAGTGGTTTTAAAAAACTTTGTTCCTCTTTTTCAAAGAGTATTTTTGAAATTTGTTTAGTTGTGCCATGAATCTCTAAATTATGCTCATCTTGAAATTGTTTTAATCGTTCTCTTAAATCTTCAAAGCTTTTAAATTCATTACCACTAATAAAATGTGTTTCAAGATAACTAAAAGGTGATTCAACTTTACCTTTACTCCATGGATGTGATGGCATACTTCTTGTTGGTTTTATTCCATACAATCCACACAATGATAAAAATCTTGGATTCCAAATAAGATTATCTTTAGAAGCATTTGTTATAAATACTGTTGCATTATCAACTTGTATTCTTTCACAAACTCCTCCAAAGAAGATAAAACTCTCTTCTAATGCTGTATATACATCACTTCCTGATACATTTAAACTTACATCATAAAATTTATATCTACTAAATCCTAAGATTGTTTGATGTATATTTATTTTTACAAGATTTTCACCAATAGTAACTGTATATGGACTCCAATCATATTGCATCTGTTCAGCTGGTTTTGTTTCATATCTCATGTAAGCATGAGGTGAATT
Coding sequences within:
- the istA gene encoding IS21 family transposase — protein: MEDWVTIRNLKKKDPNLGTRTIALMLGISRNTVKKALLNDELPLYNRGEKKINEAVEPFIDFIKESFLKKNLKASRILKDIKSKGYRGSQYALYAYIREILKPIANDVSKNSPHAYMRYETKPAEQMQYDWSPYTVTIGENLVKINIHQTILGFSRYKFYDVSLNVSGSDVYTALEESFIFFGGVCERIQVDNATVFITNASKDNLIWNPRFLSLCGLYGIKPTRSMPSHPWSKGKVESPFSYLETHFISGNEFKSFEDLRERLKQFQDEHNLEIHGTTKQISKILFEKEEQSFLKPLPINPITGELKRYVGFKEEFRKANSECLVSYKGNKYSVPHYFASKEVWLRVLYGTTLQIYSSKNKLIATHTISLKKGEVLVNKEHFNGYRKENQFDSIAISISRLIKRFANYINIHKFIENIKVQKRISPAYHLYKIANLFEYYDEADCIMAMEEAISLNIYSFSFIKGTITHQTKPKNEQLNLFNIKLPQANIKRDLGDYKI